The following proteins are co-located in the Cetobacterium sp. NK01 genome:
- a CDS encoding cold-shock protein, with protein MKGTVKWFNQEKGFGFITGEDGKDVFAHFSQIQKDGFKTLNEGEEVTFDVTEGAKGPQATNIVVAK; from the coding sequence ATGAAAGGTACAGTTAAATGGTTTAACCAAGAGAAAGGATTTGGATTTATCACTGGTGAGGATGGAAAGGACGTTTTCGCACACTTCTCTCAAATCCAAAAAGATGGATTCAAAACTCTTAACGAGGGAGAAGAAGTTACTTTTGATGTAACTGAGGGAGCTAAAGGACCTCAAGCTACAAACATCGTAGTTGCAAAGTAA